The following proteins are encoded in a genomic region of Magnolia sinica isolate HGM2019 chromosome 1, MsV1, whole genome shotgun sequence:
- the LOC131221503 gene encoding photosystem II 5 kDa protein, chloroplastic-like: MASVTMTASFLGSITASDRPSVNRRRLMVAKAAKVEGNGIEKLNFTNKDSSKNNNNNTRRDVMFAAAAAAVSSIVGGVGIAIATEEPKRGTPEAKKIYAPVCVTMPTARICHK, translated from the coding sequence ATGGCATCAGTCACCATGACAGCCTCGTTCCTTGGCAGCATCACGGCATCTGACCGCCCCTCAGTAAATCGCCGCCGTCTGATGGTAGCCAAGGCAGCAAAAGTGGAAGGAAATGGTATTGAGAAATTGAATTTCACTAACAAAGACAGCAgcaagaacaacaacaacaacactagGCGGGACGTGATGTTTGCGGCCGCAGCGGCAGCTGTTTCATCAATCGTAGGTGGTGTTGGGATTGCGATTGCAACCGAGGAACCAAAACGTGGGACCCCAGAAGCAAAGAAGATCTATGCTCCCGTGTGCGTGACCATGCCGACTGCTCGGATCTGTCACAAGTGA